The Paenibacillus tianjinensis genome has a window encoding:
- a CDS encoding UDP-glucose dehydrogenase family protein, with amino-acid sequence MKLAVIGTGYVGLVSGVCFTLNGNHVICVDKDEEKISKLNRMESPIYEPGIEALIEMNLREGRLSFSSDLQESVRRSDIVILAVGTPSLPGGEADLRYIEGAATEIAQAMEGYKIIMTKSTVPVGTNEKIRNLIASHTNHPFDIVSAPEFLREGSAIRDTLHPDRIVIGLDNPQLEPTMRQLHQGFTENIFVTDIRSAEMIKYASNAFLATKISFINEIANICEKVGADVTMVAEGMGMDRRIGSSFLQAGIGYGGSCFPKDTNALIQIAGNVDYEFKLLKSVVEVNKDQRFMIISKLHESLGSLRGAVIGIWGLAFKPNTDDVREAPAREIVEALVAEGATVKLYDPIAADNFRAGYDHPQLRWCGLPEEAAEGSDAICLLTDWAQFKDIDLHQLAGSMRRQILIDGRNVYSKEQIEGTGLEYHSVGRPQMGGLSGYSPSVAGAV; translated from the coding sequence ATGAAGCTGGCAGTTATCGGTACCGGCTATGTCGGTCTAGTATCTGGCGTATGTTTTACACTTAACGGGAATCATGTCATCTGCGTCGATAAGGATGAGGAAAAAATCAGCAAGCTTAACCGGATGGAATCCCCTATCTATGAACCGGGGATCGAGGCATTGATTGAGATGAATCTCCGGGAGGGCAGATTATCCTTCTCTTCGGATCTTCAGGAATCGGTGCGCCGCTCAGATATCGTCATTCTGGCTGTGGGTACACCTTCTTTGCCGGGTGGCGAAGCGGATTTAAGGTATATCGAGGGAGCCGCTACGGAAATTGCCCAGGCGATGGAAGGTTACAAAATCATCATGACCAAGTCGACTGTTCCGGTTGGCACGAATGAGAAAATCCGCAACCTCATCGCTTCCCACACGAATCATCCCTTCGATATTGTCTCCGCTCCCGAGTTCCTGCGTGAAGGCTCTGCAATCCGCGACACCCTTCATCCGGACCGGATCGTTATCGGCCTCGATAATCCTCAGCTTGAGCCGACCATGCGCCAGCTTCATCAGGGCTTCACGGAAAATATCTTCGTAACAGATATCCGCAGTGCGGAAATGATCAAATATGCTTCAAACGCATTCCTGGCAACCAAAATATCTTTTATTAATGAGATTGCTAACATTTGCGAAAAAGTGGGAGCTGATGTAACCATGGTGGCCGAAGGCATGGGAATGGACCGCAGAATCGGCTCCTCGTTCCTGCAGGCCGGCATTGGTTATGGAGGCTCCTGTTTCCCGAAAGATACCAATGCGTTGATTCAGATCGCCGGTAACGTCGATTACGAGTTCAAGCTGCTGAAGTCGGTGGTTGAGGTGAACAAGGACCAGCGGTTCATGATCATCTCGAAGCTTCATGAATCGCTGGGCAGCCTGCGCGGCGCAGTCATCGGGATCTGGGGGCTTGCCTTTAAGCCGAATACCGATGATGTCCGCGAAGCTCCAGCACGTGAAATCGTCGAAGCCCTGGTGGCGGAAGGTGCAACAGTGAAGCTGTATGACCCGATTGCTGCTGATAACTTCAGAGCAGGGTATGATCATCCGCAGCTGCGCTGGTGCGGTCTTCCGGAAGAGGCGGCAGAAGGCAGCGACGCCATCTGCCTGCTGACCGACTGGGCCCAGTTCAAGGATATCGATCTGCATCAGCTGGCCGGCAGCATGCGCCGCCAGATTCTGATCGACGGCCGCAACGTCTACTCCAAGGAGCAGATCGAAGGCACCGGGTTGGAGTACCACTCGGTCGGCCGCCCGCAGATGGGCGGATTGAGCGGTTATTCCCCAAGCGTCGCCGGGGCTGTGTAA
- a CDS encoding sugar phosphate nucleotidyltransferase, whose amino-acid sequence MKLVLLSGGSGKRLWPLSNDSRSKQFLKVLESPTGEPESMVQRVWRQLEEAGMTGSSYLATGRSQVESIQSQLGSEVPIIVEPERRDTFPAIALTAAYLYSMAGVSPDETVAILPVDPYVEASFFDTVVQLEQTMEESGANLALMGVVPEHASEKYGYIIPTSAEAGTSGYLQVSHFQEKPDRVQAEGLISKGALWNCGVFAFRLGYLLDILQRKGLPLNYEELQKQYKLLASISFDYEVVEKEENIVVQPYAGFWKDLGTWNTLTEEMSSNLVGKGVVTADSEGTCLINELDIPITVIGAKDLIIAASPDGILVTHKAESPRIKEVLKSYEQRPMFEERRWGHYKVIDYVKYDEGNEVLTKRIFIEEGKNISYQLHRKRSEIWTFVSGEASIVINEKMHNVKAGDVVRIPEGTKHAILALTDVEFIEVQTGSELVEEDNIRITLDWKDIALHQFIS is encoded by the coding sequence ATGAAACTGGTACTTCTATCAGGCGGTTCTGGTAAACGGCTATGGCCTTTGTCCAATGATTCACGTTCGAAGCAATTTCTGAAGGTACTGGAAAGCCCGACGGGTGAACCGGAATCTATGGTACAGCGTGTCTGGAGACAGCTTGAGGAAGCGGGCATGACAGGTTCGTCTTATCTGGCAACGGGCCGCAGCCAGGTGGAATCGATTCAGAGCCAGCTTGGCAGCGAGGTTCCGATCATCGTTGAGCCTGAGCGCCGTGATACCTTCCCGGCCATAGCACTGACAGCAGCTTACCTGTATTCGATGGCCGGTGTTTCTCCGGACGAAACCGTCGCTATCCTGCCTGTTGATCCCTATGTAGAAGCTTCATTTTTCGATACCGTAGTCCAGCTTGAGCAGACCATGGAGGAAAGCGGCGCAAATCTGGCGCTGATGGGCGTAGTTCCTGAACATGCGTCAGAGAAATACGGATATATCATCCCTACCAGTGCTGAGGCGGGAACAAGCGGATATCTGCAAGTGAGCCATTTCCAGGAAAAACCTGACCGTGTACAAGCCGAAGGTCTGATCAGCAAAGGAGCCCTTTGGAATTGCGGGGTATTCGCTTTCCGCTTGGGTTATCTGCTTGATATTCTGCAACGCAAAGGGCTGCCGCTTAACTACGAGGAACTTCAGAAGCAGTATAAACTGCTTGCCTCCATCAGCTTTGACTATGAAGTGGTGGAAAAAGAGGAGAATATCGTGGTTCAGCCTTATGCAGGCTTCTGGAAGGACCTGGGTACCTGGAACACGCTGACCGAAGAAATGAGCAGCAATCTGGTAGGAAAAGGTGTTGTCACGGCCGATTCTGAGGGGACCTGCCTGATCAATGAGCTGGATATTCCGATCACAGTCATCGGGGCGAAGGACTTAATTATCGCCGCCAGCCCGGATGGCATCTTGGTTACGCATAAAGCGGAAAGCCCGCGGATCAAAGAAGTATTGAAGTCTTACGAGCAAAGACCGATGTTCGAGGAACGCCGCTGGGGCCATTACAAGGTCATTGATTATGTGAAGTACGATGAGGGCAATGAAGTCCTGACTAAGCGGATTTTTATTGAAGAGGGCAAGAACATCAGCTACCAGCTGCACCGCAAACGCAGTGAAATCTGGACCTTTGTAAGCGGGGAAGCCAGTATTGTGATTAACGAGAAAATGCATAATGTGAAGGCTGGCGATGTGGTTCGCATCCCAGAAGGCACCAAACATGCGATCCTTGCGCTGACGGATGTGGAGTTTATCGAAGTGCAGACCGGATCCGAGCTGGTGGAAGAGGATAATATCCGAATCACCTTGGACTGGAAGGATATAGCATTGCACCAGTTCATTTCGTAG
- a CDS encoding PA14 domain-containing protein, protein MKTYRKFRLLSAVLSLAVFLSAVPLGLGFAPSSVKAASSTAVPVNPDASAEAVKLLDSLYSISGKGIISGQHDYLESPDEFSNKLKGTSGQYAALHGYELGVISGQSESTAAMQRKNVVNSAINWSKSGGIVAMTFHENLPGTTYDWANVQKSLTQAEFNKYITPGTAQYNALIADLDKVAVSLKSLRDAGVPVLWRPYHEMNGDWFWWGKKTNFAGLWNIMYDRFVNYHKLNNLLWVWNPNAPNAWSDPYELTYPGANKVDVLAADIYNNDYMNKYYDSLVSLAAGKPVGIGENGEMPSIAKLQLSQKNYVYMMNWGKMLYDNNSTTTITSFMNDSYTLTRDEYKAWTVPGATATPTATPTATPTVAPTATPTVAPTATPTATPTATPTPTVAPTATPTPTSLPENTLQAPVPLVNGLTGEYFKNMTLSGTPVLVRNDSLLNFNWRQASPDASLPVDIFSVRWTGLIKPSYSETYQFYTTSDDGIRVYVNGTAVIDSWMKQSGTERTGSIALKAGQYYDIKVEYYENAGDANIRMMWQSPSQAKVTVPSSALFLKSSISSINTVESSLMTNSLAMVQTVTVSPAPTATPAPTAAPTPTATQAPTAAPTPTAAPTPTAAPTPTATPTPAPTAAPAVNGLQGEYFNNMQLAGTPAVVRTDAVLDLNWRLGSPDAAIGVDFFSVRWSGKIKPLYSETYQIYTSSDDGVRVWVNGSLIIDSWVKQSGTERMGSINLQAGQLYDIKVEYYENQGDARAKLMWESPSQLKGTVPTSALFLPSAS, encoded by the coding sequence TTGAAAACTTACCGTAAGTTTCGTTTGTTGTCCGCCGTGTTGTCTCTGGCTGTGTTTTTGTCCGCCGTACCGCTTGGACTAGGATTTGCACCTTCCTCGGTTAAAGCAGCTTCAAGTACAGCTGTGCCAGTTAATCCGGACGCTTCAGCTGAAGCCGTCAAGCTCCTCGATAGTCTGTATTCTATTTCCGGAAAAGGAATTATTTCAGGCCAGCATGATTATCTGGAGAGCCCGGATGAATTTAGCAACAAGCTGAAAGGAACAAGCGGACAATATGCCGCACTTCACGGATATGAGCTGGGAGTTATCAGCGGACAATCCGAAAGCACCGCCGCAATGCAACGGAAGAATGTAGTCAATAGTGCGATCAACTGGTCTAAATCCGGCGGTATCGTAGCCATGACTTTTCATGAGAATCTGCCGGGCACTACGTATGATTGGGCTAATGTGCAGAAATCATTGACACAAGCAGAGTTTAACAAATATATAACACCAGGTACGGCACAGTACAACGCACTGATTGCCGATCTCGATAAAGTTGCAGTTTCACTCAAAAGCCTGCGGGATGCAGGAGTCCCCGTACTTTGGAGACCTTACCATGAGATGAACGGAGACTGGTTCTGGTGGGGAAAGAAGACCAACTTCGCCGGACTGTGGAATATTATGTATGACCGGTTTGTTAACTATCATAAACTTAACAATCTGCTGTGGGTATGGAATCCGAATGCTCCGAATGCCTGGTCTGATCCCTATGAGCTGACCTATCCTGGTGCGAATAAGGTCGATGTACTTGCAGCTGACATATACAATAATGATTATATGAATAAATATTATGACAGCCTGGTCAGTCTGGCTGCCGGTAAACCGGTTGGCATCGGTGAGAATGGCGAGATGCCGAGTATAGCTAAGCTGCAGCTATCCCAGAAGAATTACGTTTATATGATGAACTGGGGAAAAATGCTCTATGATAACAACAGCACGACTACAATCACAAGCTTTATGAATGACAGCTACACCCTGACCCGGGATGAATATAAGGCATGGACAGTCCCTGGTGCAACGGCAACGCCGACAGCAACGCCAACAGCGACACCAACGGTAGCGCCAACAGCGACACCAACAGTAGCGCCAACAGCGACACCAACGGCAACGCCTACAGCGACACCAACTCCAACGGTAGCACCTACAGCTACACCAACGCCGACCTCCTTACCTGAAAATACATTGCAGGCACCGGTACCGCTGGTAAACGGGCTTACAGGTGAATATTTCAAGAATATGACGCTGTCCGGCACGCCTGTGCTGGTACGCAATGATAGTTTACTTAATTTCAACTGGCGTCAGGCATCACCGGATGCTTCATTGCCTGTAGATATTTTTTCCGTACGCTGGACCGGTCTGATTAAGCCTTCTTATAGTGAAACCTATCAATTCTATACAACATCGGATGATGGTATTCGTGTCTATGTGAATGGAACGGCCGTTATCGACAGCTGGATGAAACAGAGCGGTACCGAGCGTACCGGAAGCATTGCCCTGAAAGCAGGACAGTATTATGACATTAAAGTAGAATATTATGAAAATGCCGGTGACGCCAATATCCGGATGATGTGGCAGAGTCCAAGCCAGGCCAAAGTAACCGTTCCTTCAAGCGCATTGTTCTTAAAAAGCTCCATATCATCTATAAATACTGTTGAATCGTCATTAATGACGAATTCGCTGGCCATGGTACAGACAGTAACAGTGTCGCCAGCGCCGACAGCAACGCCAGCGCCGACAGCAGCACCAACGCCGACAGCAACGCAAGCGCCGACAGCAGCTCCAACGCCGACAGCGGCACCAACGCCAACAGCGGCACCAACGCCAACAGCAACGCCAACGCCAGCGCCGACAGCAGCACCTGCGGTCAACGGGCTGCAAGGGGAGTATTTCAACAATATGCAGCTGGCGGGAACTCCCGCAGTTGTACGCACCGATGCGGTTCTTGACCTCAACTGGCGTTTGGGCTCGCCGGATGCGGCAATCGGAGTGGATTTCTTCTCCGTACGCTGGAGCGGTAAAATTAAGCCGCTGTATAGTGAGACGTACCAAATCTATACCTCTTCAGACGACGGTGTCCGTGTCTGGGTCAATGGCAGTCTCATCATCGACAGCTGGGTGAAGCAGAGTGGAACCGAACGCATGGGAAGCATAAACCTGCAGGCAGGACAGTTATATGATATTAAAGTGGAATATTATGAGAACCAAGGGGATGCAAGAGCGAAGCTGATGTGGGAAAGCCCGAGCCAGTTAAAGGGGACTGTCCCAACAAGCGCCTTGTTCCTACCTTCTGCTTCCTAA
- a CDS encoding glycosyl hydrolase: MNTNRKFRLFTTILPIIFILSLLPWSEVRSLPVTRTVSIPAAVNTPINPNASQEAADLLTYLSNLSGNGMISGQHDYLESPDEFNNKLKKATGQSAVLHGYELGAINNQSESAIKRQRKAVVNSAIKWHKGGGIVAMTFHQNLPGTSPEWANVHMSLSQEMFDAYVTPGTAQYKNLIADIDEIAGYLEDLQDAGVPVLWRPYHEMNGDWFWWGNKDNFTKLWDIMYNRLTNTHKLNNLLWVWNPNAPNEWSDDFEPYFPGSGKVDILAADIYNNDFKQSYYENLLKLADGKPIGIGESGELPDPVILSQTQSKWVYTMTWGKMLTEKNDLQKIKNFMNDNYIVSRDDYIIMLASNPNTKPSASTKGLRAQYFNNIDLSGGAQLIRNDNKIDFNWHGDAPAVGLGKDLFSVRWTGSIMPIYSERYTFTASSDDGVRLWIDDKLVIDSWKKQSGVGREGSIELTAGTSYAIKVEYYENRGDANIRLLWKSASQKQGVIPKSALTLPK, encoded by the coding sequence TTGAACACTAACCGCAAGTTCCGGCTATTTACGACGATTTTGCCTATTATCTTCATTCTCTCTTTACTGCCCTGGTCGGAGGTACGCAGCCTTCCTGTTACCCGGACTGTGTCTATCCCGGCAGCAGTGAATACTCCGATCAATCCTAACGCTTCCCAGGAGGCGGCCGATTTGCTGACCTATCTATCGAATCTCAGCGGTAACGGCATGATTTCAGGACAGCATGACTATCTGGAAAGTCCTGATGAATTCAACAATAAGCTGAAAAAGGCCACCGGGCAATCTGCTGTTTTGCACGGTTATGAGCTTGGAGCAATCAATAATCAATCGGAATCGGCCATTAAGCGGCAGCGTAAGGCTGTGGTGAACAGTGCAATTAAATGGCATAAGGGCGGAGGCATTGTAGCGATGACCTTTCATCAGAACCTGCCCGGCACTTCTCCGGAATGGGCCAATGTGCATATGAGTCTCAGCCAGGAGATGTTTGATGCCTATGTGACTCCGGGAACAGCACAATATAAGAATCTGATTGCCGATATTGACGAGATTGCCGGGTATCTGGAAGATCTTCAGGATGCCGGAGTACCGGTTCTGTGGCGTCCCTATCATGAAATGAACGGAGACTGGTTCTGGTGGGGGAATAAAGACAACTTCACTAAGCTCTGGGACATCATGTATAACCGTTTAACAAACACGCACAAGCTGAACAATCTGTTATGGGTATGGAACCCTAATGCACCTAATGAATGGTCGGATGACTTTGAACCCTATTTTCCCGGATCGGGAAAAGTGGACATTCTGGCGGCAGATATTTATAACAATGACTTCAAGCAGTCCTATTATGAGAATCTGCTGAAGCTGGCAGACGGAAAGCCTATCGGCATCGGGGAAAGCGGAGAGCTCCCAGACCCTGTTATATTGTCTCAAACCCAAAGTAAATGGGTATATACCATGACATGGGGGAAAATGCTGACTGAAAAAAATGATCTGCAGAAAATCAAAAATTTTATGAATGATAATTACATCGTTTCCCGCGATGATTATATTATTATGCTCGCCAGCAATCCGAACACGAAGCCTTCCGCTTCGACCAAGGGATTAAGGGCGCAATATTTCAACAATATTGACCTGTCCGGCGGAGCACAGCTGATTCGTAATGACAACAAGATTGACTTCAACTGGCATGGGGACGCTCCGGCAGTCGGCCTTGGGAAGGATCTCTTCTCGGTTCGCTGGACCGGATCGATCATGCCGATATATAGTGAGAGATATACGTTTACGGCCTCTTCGGATGACGGAGTGCGGCTCTGGATTGACGATAAACTGGTGATTGACAGCTGGAAGAAGCAGAGCGGCGTCGGACGTGAGGGAAGCATCGAGCTTACCGCCGGAACCTCATATGCTATTAAAGTGGAGTACTATGAGAATCGCGGGGACGCCAATATCCGTTTATTGTGGAAGAGTGCCAGCCAGAAGCAGGGGGTTATCCCCAAAAGTGCATTAACCCTCCCTAAGTAA
- a CDS encoding glycosyltransferase: protein MKIAIAHDYLIQMGGAERVVEVFHHMYPDAPIFTTVFNGSRLTDNLKDADIRASWLQKIPGVKTNFKGVLPLYPMAIRDLDFRGYDIVLSSSSAFMKSIQVPESTFHLCYCHTPMRFAWDYDTYMERQSNSGLFKRLLKVYMQRLKSWDQRTSKNVNQFVANSSVVKKRIQNYYHRDADVIFPPINTARFTSSSSIGDYYLIVSRLVSYKRIDLAVEAFNRNGLKLYIVGDGPDRKRLEGMAKDNVSFLGRLDDGEVTGLMSQCRAFIFPGEEDFGITPLEANAAGRPVIAYQAGGALDTIVPYVNGVFFQNQEVDDLLKAIHEVESYPWDIGQIMGHARKFDEQAFMVQFKQYVEQAYINFLKGG from the coding sequence ATGAAAATTGCGATAGCGCACGATTACTTAATCCAAATGGGCGGGGCGGAAAGAGTAGTGGAAGTTTTCCACCACATGTATCCGGATGCTCCGATCTTCACGACGGTTTTTAACGGAAGCCGCCTAACCGACAACCTCAAAGATGCGGATATCCGGGCCTCCTGGCTGCAAAAAATTCCGGGAGTGAAGACCAATTTCAAAGGGGTGCTGCCGCTTTATCCCATGGCCATCCGAGATCTGGACTTTCGCGGATATGATATTGTCCTGAGTTCCAGCAGTGCTTTTATGAAAAGCATTCAGGTGCCCGAATCGACGTTTCATCTATGCTACTGCCATACGCCAATGCGCTTCGCCTGGGATTATGACACATACATGGAGCGGCAATCAAACTCCGGACTGTTCAAAAGACTACTGAAGGTCTACATGCAGCGGCTCAAGTCCTGGGACCAGCGGACATCCAAAAATGTGAACCAGTTCGTAGCCAACTCTTCCGTAGTGAAGAAACGGATCCAGAACTATTATCACCGGGATGCCGATGTGATTTTCCCGCCGATCAACACCGCCCGGTTTACAAGCTCGAGTTCCATCGGCGATTATTACCTGATCGTCTCCCGGCTTGTTTCCTACAAGCGGATCGATCTCGCCGTGGAGGCCTTCAACCGCAATGGTCTTAAGCTCTATATTGTCGGTGACGGACCCGACCGCAAACGGCTGGAGGGCATGGCCAAAGATAATGTATCCTTCCTCGGACGGCTGGATGATGGAGAGGTAACAGGCCTGATGTCACAGTGCCGGGCATTTATCTTTCCGGGAGAAGAGGATTTCGGTATTACGCCGCTGGAGGCGAATGCCGCAGGCAGACCGGTCATCGCTTATCAGGCCGGAGGCGCGCTGGACACCATCGTGCCATATGTCAACGGTGTGTTTTTTCAGAACCAGGAAGTTGACGATTTACTGAAGGCCATCCACGAAGTGGAGTCCTACCCATGGGATATCGGCCAAATCATGGGCCATGCCCGCAAATTCGACGAACAAGCGTTTATGGTGCAGTTCAAGCAATATGTAGAGCAAGCCTACATTAATTTCCTAAAAGGAGGATGA
- a CDS encoding glycosyltransferase family 4 protein, which produces MLKVAYIDHTAKWSGGEVALFNILTNIGEQIEPLVILAEEGTLAERLREKGIDVRIIPLDESIRSRGRNAVNLGAPAAAIKLLAYGSKLAPLLKQEKVDCVHTNSLKSAFYGAVAAKKAGVPLIWHIRDHIGAPYLKPVVAKAIRLLSRLLPNGVIANSHSTLNALELPRTKKTLVVYSAFAKAIGEGIGKRDQKDFNVLLVGRLAHWKGQHVVLEAAKAFKHDSRVKFWLAGDALFGEEEYKQELIRKMQQDDLSNVSLLGHVDDIQGLMNKADLLIHTSITPEPFGQVIVEGMAAGLPVIASNEGGPVEIVVPGVTGLLIQPGDAKVLAESITWMLDHPEERRRMADSGMKRVKEHFVIENTVKDIVDYYKGLLAAT; this is translated from the coding sequence ATGTTAAAAGTCGCTTATATTGATCACACCGCGAAGTGGAGCGGCGGAGAGGTTGCTCTTTTCAACATTCTTACCAATATCGGTGAGCAGATTGAGCCGCTGGTAATCCTGGCGGAAGAAGGAACGCTTGCTGAACGGCTCCGCGAGAAAGGGATCGATGTCCGCATTATCCCGCTGGATGAGAGCATTCGCAGCCGCGGCAGAAACGCCGTCAACCTCGGCGCTCCGGCAGCAGCCATTAAACTGCTGGCTTACGGAAGTAAGCTGGCTCCATTGCTCAAACAGGAGAAAGTGGATTGTGTGCATACCAATTCTCTGAAGTCGGCCTTTTACGGCGCAGTTGCTGCCAAAAAAGCAGGAGTGCCGCTGATCTGGCACATCCGGGATCATATCGGAGCCCCGTACCTGAAGCCGGTTGTGGCCAAAGCTATCCGGCTCCTGTCACGCCTGCTCCCGAACGGCGTCATCGCCAACTCCCACTCTACGCTGAATGCGCTGGAGCTGCCCCGCACCAAAAAAACCCTCGTCGTGTATTCCGCTTTTGCCAAGGCGATCGGCGAAGGGATCGGCAAACGGGATCAGAAGGATTTCAACGTGCTCCTGGTAGGGCGGCTGGCACACTGGAAAGGCCAGCATGTCGTGCTGGAAGCAGCGAAGGCATTCAAACACGATAGCCGGGTTAAGTTCTGGCTGGCCGGTGACGCGCTTTTCGGAGAAGAAGAATACAAACAGGAGTTAATCCGCAAGATGCAGCAGGATGATCTGAGCAATGTTAGTCTGCTGGGACATGTGGATGACATACAAGGCTTGATGAATAAAGCAGATCTACTGATACACACGTCGATCACCCCCGAGCCGTTCGGCCAGGTTATCGTCGAAGGCATGGCGGCTGGACTGCCGGTGATCGCCTCCAATGAAGGCGGACCGGTAGAGATCGTAGTACCCGGTGTAACGGGACTGCTGATCCAGCCTGGAGACGCTAAGGTACTCGCAGAATCAATCACCTGGATGCTGGACCATCCCGAAGAGCGCAGACGGATGGCGGATAGTGGAATGAAGCGGGTGAAAGAGCACTTCGTCATCGAGAATACAGTCAAGGACATCGTTGACTACTACAAAGGTTTGCTGGCAGCGACCTAA